A genomic region of Fodinisporobacter ferrooxydans contains the following coding sequences:
- a CDS encoding ATP-grasp domain-containing protein — protein MKEWNILFTSAGRRVSLVKNFKETLTKLNVVGKIITADCKENAPAAFVADIHELVPSVTDNHYIDHLKRICVDHNIRLIIPLIDTELLRLALHKKEFAEMGVTVLVSSPEVNEICFDKRKTGEFFRRIGVQTPEIYDAEEILSTGAANYPYLMKPAYGSGSIGVTKINNAKELSFFKDYIPNAIVQEFIMGHEYTLDIFVDFDSNVQTVVPRLRMETRAGEVSKGITVKNQELIHAGKKVAGALPGAVGCVTVQCFVTPKNEIKFIEINPRFGGGVPLSIAAGADFPLWIMKMMSGEKLNPAMDDWKDGVVMLRYDEAIFMNQDLVC, from the coding sequence ATGAAGGAATGGAATATCCTTTTTACGAGTGCGGGAAGAAGGGTATCTCTTGTGAAAAATTTTAAAGAAACGTTAACGAAGTTAAATGTTGTCGGGAAAATTATAACGGCAGATTGCAAGGAAAATGCACCGGCAGCCTTTGTAGCAGATATACATGAATTGGTTCCCAGTGTGACAGATAATCATTATATCGACCATTTAAAAAGGATATGCGTCGATCACAATATACGATTGATCATTCCGTTAATTGATACGGAGCTTTTACGATTGGCCTTGCATAAAAAGGAATTTGCAGAAATGGGTGTGACGGTTCTCGTGTCTTCGCCAGAGGTCAACGAGATTTGTTTCGATAAGAGGAAAACTGGAGAATTTTTTCGAAGGATTGGTGTACAAACACCTGAAATTTACGATGCGGAAGAGATCTTGTCCACGGGCGCGGCAAACTATCCGTATCTGATGAAACCGGCATATGGCAGTGGAAGTATCGGGGTCACAAAGATCAACAACGCAAAAGAGTTGAGTTTTTTTAAAGATTATATCCCCAATGCAATCGTACAGGAATTTATCATGGGCCATGAATATACATTGGATATTTTCGTCGACTTTGACAGCAATGTTCAAACGGTTGTCCCAAGGCTCCGCATGGAGACAAGAGCCGGCGAAGTCAGCAAAGGCATAACCGTAAAAAACCAAGAGCTGATCCATGCAGGGAAAAAAGTCGCGGGAGCACTTCCCGGTGCTGTCGGCTGTGTTACAGTGCAATGTTTTGTCACACCCAAAAATGAAATTAAGTTTATTGAGATAAATCCCAGATTTGGCGGAGGAGTTCCCTTATCCATCGCGGCGGGCGCCGATTTCCCATTATGGATCATGAAAATGATGTCAGGTGAGAAATTGAATCCCGCAATGGATGATTGGAAAGACGGTGTTGTCATGTTGAGGTATGATGAAGCAATCTTTATGAATCAGGATTTGGTGTGTTGA
- a CDS encoding CDP-alcohol phosphatidyltransferase family protein produces MKTNRPTLFLDSEMIKKLRKEVQRPWEKDEFWMFYVMRKFSIYISYPLVKKTDISPNALTIIGILLGLISAASYMIGSPFSLLLGCLFYQMCYFFDCIDGEVARLRKKSSKGGEWLDIGLNYAMALCNIAVVFGMFQSDSSFILGIILFAMFIITFSMILSSEGALLVFHQSASTATVSMRKKNKWTDLFVFLFMTDIGFHCGILLFSWIWLFWGFKEPLLLWIVYYIFISFMKAIYKLKASIRYME; encoded by the coding sequence TTGAAAACAAATAGACCTACGTTATTTCTCGATTCAGAGATGATCAAAAAGTTGCGTAAAGAAGTACAAAGGCCGTGGGAAAAGGATGAATTCTGGATGTTCTATGTCATGCGGAAATTTTCCATTTATATCAGCTACCCGCTTGTCAAAAAAACGGATATATCCCCCAATGCGCTGACCATCATCGGGATTTTGCTGGGATTGATCTCTGCAGCTTCTTATATGATCGGATCGCCTTTCTCGTTGCTGCTTGGATGTTTATTCTATCAGATGTGTTATTTCTTTGATTGTATCGACGGTGAAGTGGCGCGCCTTCGCAAAAAATCAAGCAAAGGCGGGGAATGGTTGGACATTGGACTCAATTATGCCATGGCTCTTTGCAACATAGCCGTAGTATTCGGGATGTTTCAATCGGATTCGTCCTTTATTCTGGGAATCATCCTCTTTGCAATGTTTATCATAACGTTTTCCATGATTCTGTCTTCCGAAGGGGCATTGCTTGTCTTTCATCAATCGGCCTCGACTGCCACAGTTTCCATGAGGAAAAAAAACAAATGGACGGATTTGTTTGTTTTTCTATTTATGACAGACATCGGATTTCATTGTGGGATTTTGCTTTTCAGTTGGATTTGGCTGTTTTGGGGATTCAAGGAACCTCTGCTGCTTTGGATTGTTTACTATATTTTCATCAGCTTCATGAAAGCCATTTATAAATTAAAAGCAAGTATTCGCTACATGGAATGA
- a CDS encoding PEP/pyruvate-binding domain-containing protein, with protein MPKDLEGTKIDVADIRYHSIQSIETVQFFLMEHKKPTVRPVRFGTKAETLQVLYERLMCACVLPQICFSVREWREDETTILSNVLTSGWLQEKVIVRSSALSEDHADESLAGKYSSIGSVQNEEELIRAISLVIDSYGDSDAEDQILIQPMLSAVTMSGVAFSRDPNTGAPYYVINYDDVTGSTSSVTAGHSNHLKTAYLYKYYNGKTGFSHEILKIAELMRELEKLFGTDRIDIEFAWSGGQLYLLQVRPLVLHAQPCEEELESALQRISNKVNMWNHTHPYLHGTKTVFGVMPDWNPAEIIGIRPRPLARSLYKKVVTDRIWAQQRFDYGYKNVHNFPLMIDFCGLPYIDVRVSFNSFLPAGLNEPLSEKLVNYYLDRLIESPNTHDKVEFEIVISCYTFDLSKKLENLKKHGFEQWELSEFQDRLRPLTNRIIGRNGLWKEDIRKIELLKDRYQNVIESNLDSIAKIYWLLEDCQSYGTLPFAGLARAGFIAVQLIQSLVQVGALSKHDYDSFMNSLCTVSSKMFSDFQMLDKEEFLKEYGHLRPGTYDILSPRYDEDSDYYFNWERKVNKKREDTATFQLAPSQKATINQLLQQHGIKHDSDSLFDFIKGAIEGREYAKFVFSKSLSEAISLFKEFACGHGFTMEEASYANISCIYDLYGSCNNAEEKLYRSIQEGREKHRLTKQLLLPPLITNEIDVWAFEVPPFEPNFVTQKTAKGTVSFVSDKEKLENTILFIESADPGYDWIFTKGIAGFITLYGGANSHMAIRAGELGIPAVIGAGESLYRRWSAAEVIELDCMNRHVRILR; from the coding sequence ATGCCAAAAGATTTGGAGGGCACAAAAATAGATGTAGCCGATATTCGATATCATTCCATCCAGTCGATAGAAACCGTACAGTTTTTCCTCATGGAACATAAAAAACCAACGGTGCGGCCGGTTCGATTCGGTACAAAAGCGGAAACGCTGCAAGTTCTGTACGAACGCCTGATGTGCGCTTGTGTATTGCCGCAAATTTGTTTTTCAGTGCGGGAATGGCGGGAAGACGAAACAACAATCCTGTCAAACGTGTTGACAAGCGGTTGGCTGCAAGAAAAGGTGATTGTCCGCAGCAGCGCACTTTCGGAAGATCATGCCGATGAATCGCTTGCCGGCAAATACAGCTCGATTGGTTCCGTACAAAATGAAGAGGAACTGATCCGGGCCATTTCGCTTGTCATCGATTCTTATGGCGATTCTGACGCGGAAGATCAAATCCTGATTCAACCGATGCTGAGTGCAGTGACAATGAGCGGTGTGGCTTTCAGCAGAGATCCGAATACGGGAGCTCCCTATTATGTGATCAATTATGACGATGTGACGGGAAGCACAAGCAGTGTAACAGCTGGGCACTCGAATCATTTAAAAACGGCGTATCTGTACAAATACTACAACGGCAAAACCGGTTTCTCCCATGAGATCCTGAAAATTGCCGAATTAATGCGGGAATTGGAAAAGCTGTTTGGCACGGATCGTATCGATATAGAATTTGCCTGGTCTGGCGGTCAACTTTATTTGCTGCAGGTACGACCGCTGGTTTTGCATGCGCAGCCTTGCGAAGAGGAGTTGGAATCCGCTTTGCAACGCATTTCAAACAAAGTGAACATGTGGAACCACACACATCCGTATTTGCATGGTACGAAAACTGTTTTTGGCGTAATGCCAGACTGGAATCCGGCCGAAATCATCGGAATCCGTCCTCGTCCATTGGCGCGAAGTCTTTATAAGAAAGTCGTGACTGACAGGATTTGGGCTCAACAACGATTTGATTATGGATATAAAAACGTGCACAATTTTCCGCTTATGATCGACTTTTGCGGATTGCCGTATATCGATGTTCGGGTAAGTTTCAATTCCTTTTTGCCGGCTGGCTTGAATGAGCCGCTGTCTGAAAAATTGGTCAATTACTACCTGGACCGATTGATTGAATCACCCAATACACATGACAAAGTAGAGTTTGAGATTGTTATCTCTTGTTATACGTTCGACTTATCGAAAAAGCTGGAGAATTTGAAAAAGCATGGATTTGAGCAATGGGAATTGAGCGAATTTCAAGATCGCCTGCGCCCCCTGACCAATCGAATTATCGGCCGCAATGGCTTGTGGAAGGAAGACATCCGCAAAATTGAATTACTTAAAGATCGTTATCAAAATGTGATCGAAAGCAATCTTGATTCGATTGCTAAAATATACTGGCTTTTGGAGGATTGCCAATCCTATGGAACACTGCCGTTTGCGGGCTTGGCCCGAGCCGGATTTATCGCGGTACAACTCATACAGTCACTCGTACAGGTGGGGGCTTTAAGCAAACATGACTATGACAGTTTTATGAATTCACTGTGTACGGTAAGCTCAAAAATGTTTAGCGATTTTCAAATGCTTGATAAAGAAGAGTTCTTAAAGGAGTATGGTCATTTGCGCCCGGGCACATACGACATATTATCGCCACGATATGATGAAGACTCGGACTATTACTTCAATTGGGAGAGAAAGGTAAATAAAAAGAGGGAAGACACTGCAACGTTTCAACTGGCTCCTTCGCAGAAAGCAACAATCAATCAGTTGTTGCAACAACATGGAATCAAGCACGATTCGGACAGTCTGTTCGATTTTATCAAAGGTGCGATTGAGGGCAGGGAATACGCCAAATTTGTCTTCAGCAAATCGTTAAGCGAGGCGATCTCCTTGTTCAAGGAGTTTGCCTGTGGGCATGGTTTTACAATGGAAGAAGCCTCGTATGCCAACATTTCCTGCATTTACGATCTGTACGGATCGTGCAACAACGCAGAGGAGAAACTGTATCGTTCCATTCAGGAAGGAAGAGAAAAGCACAGACTCACGAAACAGTTGCTGCTTCCCCCGCTTATCACAAATGAAATCGACGTTTGGGCGTTCGAGGTTCCTCCTTTTGAACCAAACTTTGTCACGCAAAAGACTGCTAAAGGGACAGTCTCGTTTGTTTCCGACAAGGAGAAACTGGAAAACACCATTCTCTTCATTGAAAGCGCCGATCCGGGATACGACTGGATCTTTACGAAAGGCATTGCAGGTTTCATCACATTGTATGGAGGAGCGAATTCCCATATGGCGATTCGGGCTGGCGAGCTTGGCATTCCAGCGGTGATTGGAGCGGGGGAATCTCTATACAGACGCTGGTCGGCAGCAGAAGTAATTGAACTGGATTGCATGAATCGACACGTGCGGATTCTTCGATGA
- a CDS encoding phosphocholine cytidylyltransferase family protein, with amino-acid sequence MKAIVLAAGRGSRLKHLTDTQPKCLVAIQGKPLLHWQTQSLLAAGIENIAVVRGYRKEQIDFPGFIYFDNERWAETNMVRSMLCADSWLASNECIISYSDLIYPPEVVETLKRLNGDIGITYDPNWLNLWNERFADPLMDAETFDINDNGELMEIGRRVFHVSKIKGQYMGLLKFTPEGWSEIKNYLCRLESYVIDHLDMTSLLSCLIEAGITVQTVSIKNDWWYEIDTIHDFELANANMK; translated from the coding sequence TTGAAGGCAATCGTCTTGGCAGCCGGTAGAGGCAGTCGTTTGAAACATTTGACCGACACGCAACCCAAATGTCTTGTTGCGATACAAGGGAAACCGCTTTTGCATTGGCAAACACAATCTTTATTGGCTGCAGGTATAGAAAACATCGCAGTGGTTCGCGGTTATCGAAAGGAACAAATTGATTTTCCCGGATTCATCTATTTTGATAATGAGCGATGGGCAGAAACCAATATGGTCAGGTCGATGTTATGTGCCGACTCTTGGCTGGCCTCCAACGAATGCATAATCAGCTACTCAGATCTGATATATCCGCCGGAAGTGGTGGAAACGTTAAAACGCCTAAATGGCGACATTGGGATAACGTATGATCCCAATTGGCTGAATCTTTGGAACGAACGATTTGCAGATCCCCTGATGGATGCCGAAACATTTGATATCAACGACAACGGTGAGCTGATGGAAATCGGCCGACGAGTCTTTCATGTTTCGAAAATAAAAGGGCAGTATATGGGGCTTTTAAAATTTACGCCCGAGGGTTGGAGTGAAATAAAAAACTACCTTTGCAGATTGGAATCATACGTGATCGATCATCTGGATATGACTTCACTTTTGTCCTGTCTGATAGAAGCCGGGATCACCGTTCAAACGGTTTCTATTAAAAATGATTGGTGGTACGAGATAGACACTATCCATGATTTTGAACTGGCCAACGCAAACATGAAGTGA
- a CDS encoding Wzz/FepE/Etk N-terminal domain-containing protein, which yields MNNQWPALDVQAKFTISDWLVVAYVILLPIQFRTPIGLRFAPSDVCLLFYFMFGLFRIQIVKSTWSLWHLGMLLVFAIGNYISLLQNGYLSQYVLLEKDFGLLLLFLSYVMIVSFTTDWIRCRRLVQCFILSTVLQNIVAIAAFFLLKITGFNITWLNYESSRLSGMLVDPNAYGGLLVLAFALHIMTSGKTNPIFTRRFGVFCTVSLGIGILLTFSRSAWIGLVTIVLVVALFRPMYVLRIVTVGVFTFGIVLIVLGSRYLPVIESMSLRIKQITARMDYIYTALNRFKDHPIFGVGVGTFQDQYNWILHNTTLWFLAEFGLVGMVTFLGFILWFFYKGMSAYRIADENQKPLVFGFMLGHLSMFGLSLGIEALYQRHWWLIMGLLAASHFLGSKDPLIYSLPIGVRRSTKMDDALDLRQLLKIIRDRIWLILLITIAITLLAGVGGPYLLKPQYQASTEILLNISSPMNGNSQGSVTQSEIASNLMLIETFRTVIKSPRIMEPASKQLGIPINALMKQVSVDNVTNSQVLSIVAKDSNPKEAMRIANTVANIFENQITKLMKVDNVSVLNPANMTKQVWPMPFLTSAIAFVFGLIVSIGGVLSKEYFDTRLRTEQIIVKHLGLPIIGKVPVIDTNLKRTTRKPHGE from the coding sequence ATGAACAATCAATGGCCGGCTTTGGATGTGCAAGCGAAATTCACAATTTCCGATTGGTTGGTTGTCGCATATGTGATTCTTCTGCCCATTCAATTTCGAACGCCGATTGGGTTGCGTTTCGCACCGTCTGATGTCTGTTTGCTGTTCTATTTTATGTTTGGATTGTTTCGCATCCAAATCGTCAAGTCAACGTGGAGTCTCTGGCACCTTGGCATGTTGCTCGTGTTTGCAATCGGAAATTATATCTCTCTTTTGCAAAACGGGTATTTGTCGCAATATGTTTTGCTGGAGAAAGACTTCGGCTTGCTTTTGTTATTTCTCAGCTATGTGATGATCGTCTCATTTACCACCGATTGGATCCGTTGCCGGCGGTTGGTTCAATGTTTTATTTTGAGCACAGTATTACAGAATATTGTTGCGATTGCCGCCTTTTTTCTTTTGAAAATAACTGGCTTTAATATCACATGGTTGAACTATGAATCATCCCGCCTTTCCGGTATGCTCGTAGACCCGAACGCGTACGGAGGTCTGCTGGTTCTGGCGTTCGCTCTGCACATCATGACTTCCGGAAAAACAAACCCCATTTTCACCAGGCGGTTTGGCGTATTCTGCACCGTTTCATTAGGAATCGGGATTTTGCTTACCTTTTCCCGCTCTGCTTGGATTGGACTAGTTACCATTGTATTGGTAGTTGCGTTGTTTCGGCCGATGTATGTATTGAGAATCGTAACAGTAGGCGTGTTCACCTTTGGGATTGTTTTGATCGTTTTGGGAAGCCGGTATCTTCCTGTGATTGAAAGCATGTCATTGCGAATCAAGCAGATTACCGCTCGTATGGACTATATATACACCGCCTTGAATCGATTTAAAGATCATCCGATTTTCGGTGTAGGTGTCGGCACATTTCAAGATCAATACAATTGGATTTTACATAATACAACCCTTTGGTTTCTTGCTGAATTCGGATTGGTTGGAATGGTGACGTTCCTGGGCTTTATTCTCTGGTTTTTTTACAAGGGTATGTCTGCATATCGTATAGCCGATGAAAATCAGAAACCACTTGTCTTTGGATTCATGCTTGGCCATCTGTCCATGTTTGGACTGTCGTTGGGGATCGAAGCACTTTATCAACGGCATTGGTGGCTGATCATGGGCCTTTTGGCTGCCAGTCATTTTTTAGGGAGCAAGGATCCACTCATATATTCACTACCAATCGGTGTAAGGAGGTCTACGAAAATGGATGATGCCCTTGACTTGCGGCAACTTTTGAAAATTATCCGCGATCGGATTTGGCTGATCCTCTTGATCACGATCGCGATCACTCTGTTGGCCGGGGTCGGCGGCCCTTATCTGCTAAAACCGCAATATCAAGCAAGCACTGAGATTTTGTTGAACATTTCAAGTCCGATGAATGGCAACTCACAAGGGAGTGTCACCCAATCCGAAATTGCATCAAATCTGATGTTGATCGAAACGTTCCGCACAGTCATCAAAAGCCCGCGCATTATGGAGCCGGCCTCAAAGCAGCTTGGAATACCGATCAATGCACTGATGAAGCAAGTGTCTGTCGATAATGTAACAAACTCTCAAGTGTTATCGATCGTTGCCAAGGATTCGAATCCCAAAGAAGCGATGCGGATCGCCAACACCGTTGCAAATATTTTCGAAAACCAAATTACCAAGCTGATGAAAGTAGACAATGTGAGTGTGCTGAACCCGGCGAATATGACGAAACAAGTGTGGCCAATGCCTTTTCTTACTTCTGCAATCGCTTTTGTTTTTGGATTGATTGTGTCGATCGGGGGAGTCCTCTCCAAGGAATACTTCGATACAAGATTGCGGACGGAACAAATTATTGTAAAGCATCTTGGCTTGCCGATCATCGGAAAGGTACCTGTGATCGATACGAATTTGAAAAGAACAACAAGAAAACCGCATGGTGAATGA
- a CDS encoding CpsD/CapB family tyrosine-protein kinase, giving the protein MKKKPYDINRKLISFRNPDSPTVESFRSIRTNIRFASQGREVRTILVTSANENEGKSLICSNLAVVMAQNNTKTLYVDADMRKPNGHHAFRLSNDKGLSTYLSCEHSFEEILQYTVVPYVSAVTAGQIPKNPLELLETEYVNHFLKEAAKCFEVVIIDSPPLIVSDALLLASKADGCVLVVDAKNTKREDGEKAVEKLRSANANILGVVLNNTKEKQYYY; this is encoded by the coding sequence ATGAAAAAAAAGCCCTATGATATCAATCGGAAATTGATTTCATTTCGCAATCCGGATTCACCGACGGTCGAATCATTCCGCAGCATTCGAACCAATATTCGTTTTGCCAGTCAAGGCCGCGAAGTGAGAACCATTTTGGTAACGAGTGCGAATGAGAACGAGGGAAAATCACTGATCTGTTCCAATTTGGCTGTTGTGATGGCGCAAAATAATACAAAAACACTCTATGTGGATGCGGATATGCGTAAACCAAACGGCCACCATGCGTTTCGGCTGTCGAATGACAAGGGGCTTAGTACGTACCTGTCTTGCGAGCACTCCTTCGAAGAGATTCTGCAATACACTGTCGTTCCGTACGTATCTGCCGTTACGGCCGGACAGATTCCCAAGAATCCCCTTGAACTTCTGGAAACTGAATATGTCAATCATTTTCTAAAAGAGGCTGCCAAATGTTTTGAAGTTGTAATCATCGATAGTCCGCCATTAATTGTCTCAGATGCCCTGCTTTTGGCTTCAAAAGCAGACGGATGCGTTCTGGTCGTCGATGCGAAGAATACCAAGCGGGAAGATGGGGAAAAAGCGGTTGAAAAGCTGCGCAGCGCCAATGCGAACATTCTGGGCGTAGTCTTAAATAACACGAAAGAGAAACAGTACTATTACTAA
- a CDS encoding flippase — protein sequence MNIGFLKIIKSRVRLMEDQDYKEWIKNSGVSFLLRLVSFLLLNALSFYIAKVYGAAELGVYSLSFSILSISLVVVLIGTDTAVIRMVSEHAGNGGAGVAAKIVNRVLQLVLPVSVAAGAILYLQSDWLAHFVFPGTLSAGAIQIVALILPFFALSRLHAAAFRALQHFAHSILFEIIWIRFGYLGLMMLATGIIGKRNSIVLATLAIIVVGNGIWSITAWRLKMCKGNRSGSLEHTYEKPGLKQILALSAPMYLTSSMYVLMDWTDSLMIGIFGSAEDVGVYNLIAKLSILTCFATESINTFLVPKFSELFWGDKQADLQKMIRFSTKLGFWTSVPVILLTVLFAPYFLPLFGAKFTTGTTALILLCFGQLVNSLTGSVIPLLNMTGHQKKSKNILLVSTISNVILNPLLIPIFGMAGAALATAVSIAIRDVAASYCTWRIFRFPTWYPSFLANVVSLHRMEAE from the coding sequence ATGAATATTGGATTTTTGAAAATCATAAAAAGCCGGGTCCGGTTGATGGAGGATCAAGACTATAAGGAATGGATCAAAAACTCCGGTGTCAGTTTTTTGTTGCGCCTTGTTTCCTTCCTGCTGCTCAACGCATTGAGCTTTTATATCGCCAAAGTCTATGGAGCGGCGGAACTGGGCGTCTATTCGCTTTCGTTTTCGATCTTGAGCATTAGCCTTGTCGTCGTGCTGATTGGAACAGATACGGCCGTAATACGCATGGTTTCTGAACATGCCGGCAATGGTGGCGCCGGGGTTGCCGCTAAAATCGTAAACAGAGTCTTGCAACTGGTTCTTCCGGTTTCAGTTGCGGCAGGTGCAATACTCTATCTGCAGAGCGATTGGCTTGCGCATTTCGTTTTTCCCGGAACATTATCGGCCGGCGCCATTCAAATCGTCGCGTTGATCTTGCCCTTTTTCGCGCTTTCGCGGCTGCATGCTGCCGCCTTTCGGGCATTGCAGCATTTCGCACATTCGATCCTGTTTGAAATTATCTGGATTCGCTTTGGCTACTTGGGATTGATGATGCTTGCGACAGGGATAATTGGAAAAAGGAATTCGATTGTTCTTGCAACATTGGCCATCATTGTCGTCGGCAATGGAATATGGAGCATCACGGCTTGGCGCTTGAAGATGTGTAAGGGAAACCGCTCCGGAAGCCTTGAGCATACGTATGAAAAACCAGGTTTGAAGCAGATTCTGGCGTTGTCGGCTCCGATGTATTTGACATCCTCCATGTATGTGCTCATGGACTGGACGGATTCATTGATGATCGGTATTTTCGGCAGTGCGGAAGATGTCGGCGTCTACAACCTGATCGCGAAATTATCCATATTGACCTGTTTTGCCACAGAATCTATCAATACATTTCTTGTGCCCAAATTCAGCGAATTGTTTTGGGGGGACAAACAGGCGGATCTGCAGAAAATGATTCGCTTTTCGACAAAACTGGGGTTCTGGACATCCGTACCGGTCATTCTTTTGACCGTATTGTTTGCACCCTATTTTTTGCCGCTCTTTGGAGCCAAGTTTACAACAGGCACTACAGCATTGATTCTCCTGTGTTTTGGCCAATTGGTCAATTCTTTGACAGGCAGTGTCATTCCATTGTTGAACATGACAGGGCATCAAAAGAAATCGAAAAACATTCTGCTTGTTTCGACTATTTCCAACGTTATACTGAATCCGCTGTTGATTCCGATATTCGGCATGGCAGGAGCGGCGCTTGCCACTGCGGTCAGCATTGCGATACGGGATGTGGCTGCTTCGTACTGTACGTGGCGAATTTTTCGGTTTCCGACTTGGTATCCTTCTTTTCTGGCCAATGTGGTTTCATTGCACCGGATGGAAGCTGAATGA
- a CDS encoding polysaccharide deacetylase family protein, with translation MQGQGGFARWAEEEWDRTKETGTFIISLDFELYWGVRDKCPIERYSGHLQGARLAVPAMLELYKAYDVHVTWATVGFLFCRNKRELLQRLPKRQPAYEEQRLSPYPELHQIGQSELDDPFHYAPSLIQLIRSCPHQHIGTHTFSHYYCLAPGQDVYTFQADVTAAIQVAGEWGIKIGSLVFPRNQINEEYLAACAEMGIACYRGNESTWQYEADGYGRNSLLKRALRVADSYLNLSGHHCVSLEDIHKSYPFNIPSSRFLRPYSTRLRVLEPLKLRRIFSGMTFAAKHGLVYHIWWHPHNFGVNLTENINSLHKILKHYKKLQERYGMKSLSMEELSEQILTQAPLGKPVEEMRRGCIL, from the coding sequence ATGCAGGGACAGGGGGGATTCGCAAGATGGGCAGAAGAGGAGTGGGACCGCACGAAGGAGACCGGGACATTCATCATTTCTTTGGATTTTGAATTGTATTGGGGGGTTCGCGACAAGTGTCCGATCGAACGTTACAGCGGCCATTTGCAGGGTGCCCGATTGGCAGTCCCGGCCATGCTGGAACTGTATAAGGCATATGATGTTCATGTAACGTGGGCAACCGTAGGGTTTCTGTTTTGCCGGAACAAACGGGAACTGCTGCAACGTTTGCCCAAGCGGCAACCTGCATATGAAGAGCAACGGCTCTCGCCATATCCCGAACTGCATCAAATCGGCCAATCAGAACTGGACGACCCGTTTCATTATGCTCCATCCTTGATCCAACTCATCCGTTCCTGCCCGCATCAGCACATTGGCACACACACCTTTTCGCATTATTATTGCTTGGCGCCCGGACAGGATGTTTATACGTTTCAGGCGGATGTAACCGCCGCGATTCAGGTTGCCGGAGAGTGGGGCATCAAGATCGGCAGTCTGGTTTTTCCCCGCAATCAGATAAATGAAGAGTATTTGGCCGCATGTGCGGAAATGGGGATTGCATGTTATCGGGGAAATGAAAGCACATGGCAGTATGAAGCGGACGGATATGGGCGCAATTCTTTGCTCAAACGGGCGCTGCGAGTGGCCGACAGCTACTTGAATCTTTCCGGCCATCACTGTGTTTCCCTGGAAGACATACATAAGAGCTACCCCTTCAATATTCCGTCCAGCAGATTCTTGCGGCCCTATTCGACGCGGCTGCGAGTGTTGGAACCTTTAAAACTCAGACGTATTTTTTCCGGCATGACATTTGCCGCAAAGCATGGACTTGTGTATCACATCTGGTGGCATCCACACAATTTTGGGGTGAATCTGACAGAAAATATAAATTCCCTGCATAAGATCCTCAAGCACTATAAAAAATTGCAAGAACGATACGGAATGAAGAGTCTCAGCATGGAGGAATTATCGGAACAAATCCTAACGCAGGCTCCCTTGGGCAAACCGGTTGAGGAAATGAGAAGGGGTTGTATCCTATGA